Proteins found in one Candidatus Omnitrophota bacterium genomic segment:
- a CDS encoding septum formation initiator family protein — MLSTLRRSLWLFGFAVLLLVLFLPGYTKLQESRVKNRKLENKFRKMTVENYLLQEELKRIENDPVYQEKIARQKLGVVRKGEIPIKIFSEKKR; from the coding sequence ATGCTTTCCACGTTAAGAAGGTCATTATGGCTTTTTGGGTTTGCAGTTTTACTTTTGGTTTTATTTTTACCGGGTTATACTAAGCTACAGGAATCAAGGGTAAAAAATCGTAAACTCGAAAATAAATTCCGTAAAATGACCGTTGAAAATTATCTTCTGCAGGAAGAGCTAAAACGGATTGAAAACGACCCGGTTTATCAAGAGAAGATCGCCCGGCAAAAATTGGGTGTGGTAAGAAAAGGAGAAATTCCCATTAAGATTTTCTCCGAGAAGAAGAGATAA
- a CDS encoding group I intron-associated PD-(D/E)XK endonuclease, translated as MDTKLKADIAESAVTTELLKRSFRVLQPIGDRLAYDLGVDLQGRLLRIQVKSAWFNAKDNCYVVDGRRTKTNRRRMLRKHYSAEDFDFAILYLADLQVFYVMPVAVFSSYGSTVTLIEKTKRQRKPKSAEYRERWDLLSDGLFSR; from the coding sequence ATGGATACAAAACTCAAAGCAGATATTGCAGAATCAGCTGTAACAACTGAGCTTCTTAAAAGAAGTTTTAGGGTGCTACAGCCTATAGGAGATCGGTTAGCCTATGATTTAGGGGTGGATCTTCAGGGTAGGTTGTTGCGCATACAGGTGAAGAGCGCTTGGTTTAACGCCAAAGATAATTGCTATGTTGTTGATGGGCGTAGAACTAAGACAAATCGCCGGCGCATGTTAAGAAAGCACTATAGCGCTGAAGATTTCGATTTTGCAATTCTTTACCTTGCTGATTTGCAAGTGTTTTATGTTATGCCTGTAGCAGTCTTTTCTAGTTATGGAAGCACAGTAACCTTGATAGAAAAAACTAAAAGGCAGCGTAAGCCTAAGTCAGCAGAGTATAGGGAGCGTTGGGATTTGTTGTCCGATGGGCTCTTCAGTCGGTAA
- a CDS encoding cellobiose phosphorylase, with translation MIPMENNLYKFTDNSGSFRSFFADRIKSLYLPLCNEKLMSSISADLHGDIKTGQNSFLLEPVSRCNLSLSRASRNFWVYCIKNKGDGSLRRTVPFSFVWSATGVSKNLKQIKQDKFTLEAGQLWQRISRENRNIGLKSEVLSFVPIGSDALEIMQVTLTNISKKQISFIPYAAIPLYARSADNLRDHRHVTSLLTRIKEEKYGVKVKPTLLFDESGHKPNNTVYYVAACDNRASPAQYIYPTQELFCGESGDLESPEAVFENKIPQKIPIQGKEPMGTMRFTRITLPAQAKVTYIIIMGITKKDCNLGRLMSKFNTPKKVNIYFEKTKNFWQEQSRALEISSGNNHFDNWLRWVNIQPVLRKIFGCSFLPDFDYGKGGRGWRDLWQDCLGLILNNPKAVREFLINNFCGVKIDGSNATIIGKKPGEFIADRNNISRVWMDHGVWPLITLDLYIQETGDLDILFEQASYFRNHQINRTRDIDYKWDASYGNKLKTKSTKIYTGTIFEHLLVQNLVQFYNVGNHNYVRLEGADWNDGLDMAKEYGESAAFSSMYAQNLATLSELLLKCGRELEIAEELKILLVDFDYQNIEQKHKVLDKYFSKTKEHLSGKKICVDAAALSCSLSQKSLWMQKHIQKSEWLKEGFFNGYYDNCKKRIDGKKGNLVQMTLTSQVFPIMSGVANTAQIKQILANVYRYLYDKSVGGIRLNTDFKKEQHDLGRAFSFSYGDKENGAVFSHIVVMFAYALYKQGYSESGWKVLSSLYKMAANTEKSKIYPCLPEYFDLSGRGMYSYLTGSASWFMLTLLTQVFGIKGQNGDLVIEPKLSKEQFQSTGQLSISRVFAERKLKIVFLNPKRMQAGKYRIRRLVLNKERIPVEEVSLVLLTREAIISLPKEKLNIIEVHLG, from the coding sequence ATGATTCCGATGGAAAATAACTTATATAAATTTACTGATAATTCAGGTAGTTTTAGATCTTTCTTTGCGGATAGGATAAAAAGTCTATATTTGCCGCTGTGCAATGAAAAATTGATGTCGTCTATCTCCGCTGATCTACATGGGGATATTAAAACTGGTCAAAATAGTTTTTTACTTGAACCGGTTTCCCGCTGCAACCTTTCTCTTTCCAGGGCCTCAAGAAACTTTTGGGTTTATTGTATTAAGAATAAAGGGGACGGTTCTCTTAGGAGAACCGTCCCCTTTTCTTTTGTTTGGTCAGCTACCGGAGTGTCTAAAAATTTAAAACAGATAAAACAGGATAAATTTACACTGGAAGCTGGCCAACTTTGGCAGCGTATAAGCAGGGAGAATAGAAATATAGGGTTAAAATCCGAGGTTTTATCATTTGTCCCGATAGGTTCTGATGCATTGGAAATCATGCAGGTTACTCTTACTAATATAAGCAAAAAACAGATAAGTTTTATTCCTTATGCGGCAATACCATTATATGCCCGCTCTGCCGATAACCTGCGCGATCATCGCCATGTAACTTCACTTCTAACTAGGATTAAAGAGGAAAAATACGGAGTTAAGGTTAAGCCGACTTTACTTTTTGATGAATCCGGGCACAAACCGAATAATACGGTCTACTATGTGGCTGCATGTGATAATAGAGCAAGCCCCGCGCAATATATTTATCCTACACAGGAGCTTTTCTGCGGAGAATCAGGAGATTTGGAGTCTCCAGAAGCTGTTTTTGAAAATAAAATTCCTCAAAAGATACCTATCCAGGGTAAGGAGCCGATGGGAACGATGCGTTTTACCAGGATTACTCTGCCCGCACAAGCCAAAGTAACCTATATAATTATTATGGGTATTACTAAAAAGGATTGTAATTTAGGCCGCTTGATGAGTAAATTCAATACTCCTAAGAAAGTAAATATATATTTTGAGAAAACTAAAAATTTTTGGCAGGAGCAATCTAGGGCGCTAGAAATTTCAAGTGGAAATAATCATTTTGATAATTGGCTGCGCTGGGTAAATATTCAACCAGTTTTAAGAAAAATATTCGGCTGCTCATTCCTGCCGGATTTTGATTATGGCAAAGGCGGCAGAGGTTGGCGTGACCTCTGGCAGGATTGCTTGGGGCTTATTTTGAATAATCCCAAAGCAGTGCGAGAGTTTCTGATTAATAATTTTTGCGGAGTAAAAATTGATGGCTCAAACGCAACCATTATCGGTAAGAAACCGGGCGAATTTATCGCCGACCGTAATAATATCAGCCGAGTGTGGATGGATCATGGAGTTTGGCCTTTAATTACTTTGGATTTGTATATTCAGGAAACAGGCGACCTGGATATTTTGTTTGAACAGGCTAGCTATTTTAGGAATCATCAGATAAATCGTACAAGAGATATTGATTATAAGTGGGATGCTTCTTATGGAAATAAGCTAAAGACTAAATCCACGAAGATTTATACCGGTACAATATTCGAGCATTTACTTGTGCAAAATTTAGTGCAATTTTATAATGTCGGCAACCATAATTATGTGCGGCTGGAGGGTGCGGATTGGAATGACGGGTTGGATATGGCCAAAGAATATGGGGAAAGCGCAGCTTTCTCCTCGATGTATGCTCAGAATCTTGCTACCCTATCAGAGTTATTACTTAAATGCGGCAGAGAGCTAGAGATAGCCGAAGAGTTAAAAATTTTACTGGTTGATTTTGACTATCAGAATATAGAGCAAAAACATAAGGTTTTAGATAAATATTTTTCCAAAACTAAAGAACATCTCTCGGGGAAAAAAATCTGCGTGGATGCGGCTGCTTTAAGCTGCTCTTTAAGCCAAAAATCTCTTTGGATGCAAAAGCATATTCAGAAAAGCGAGTGGTTGAAGGAAGGATTCTTTAATGGATATTATGATAATTGTAAGAAGAGGATAGATGGTAAAAAGGGAAATTTAGTGCAGATGACTTTGACCTCTCAGGTGTTTCCAATTATGAGCGGCGTAGCCAACACCGCTCAAATAAAGCAAATTTTGGCGAATGTCTATCGTTATCTATATGATAAATCTGTCGGCGGTATCCGCCTGAATACAGATTTCAAAAAAGAGCAGCATGATCTAGGCCGGGCATTTTCCTTTTCCTATGGAGATAAGGAAAATGGCGCGGTGTTTAGCCACATAGTGGTCATGTTTGCTTATGCATTGTACAAACAGGGTTATTCTGAGAGTGGGTGGAAGGTTTTAAGTTCGCTCTATAAAATGGCAGCTAATACCGAAAAAAGTAAAATCTATCCCTGTTTGCCGGAGTATTTTGATTTATCCGGACGAGGAATGTATTCGTATTTGACCGGTTCAGCCAGCTGGTTTATGCTTACTTTGCTTACTCAAGTCTTTGGGATTAAAGGGCAAAATGGGGATCTGGTAATCGAGCCTAAACTTTCTAAAGAGCAATTTCAATCTACCGGTCAGTTAAGCATCAGTCGTGTTTTTGCAGAAAGAAAGCTAAAAATAGTTTTCTTAAATCCTAAACGCATGCAAGCGGGAAAATATCGCATTAGGCGTTTAGTACTGAATAAAGAACGGATTCCTGTAGAAGAGGTTTCTTTAGTACTTCTAACCAGAGAAGCCATCATCAGTTTACCAAAAGAAAAACTCAACATAATCGAAGTACATTTAGGATAA
- a CDS encoding tetratricopeptide repeat protein, giving the protein MKIIFMLFCLGLMGCATVAKESKTPPRIVEKTIVINEKEMDSIISVFSEAIKKTPNYAGAYYNRAIAYFYKKDYAKSWQDVHTAESLGYKFSADFIKSLKDASLRDK; this is encoded by the coding sequence ATGAAAATAATCTTTATGTTGTTTTGTTTAGGGTTGATGGGTTGTGCTACGGTCGCAAAAGAAAGCAAAACTCCACCACGGATTGTAGAGAAAACGATAGTAATTAATGAAAAAGAAATGGATAGTATTATTTCCGTATTTAGCGAGGCGATAAAAAAGACTCCTAATTATGCCGGGGCCTATTATAACAGGGCGATTGCTTATTTTTATAAAAAAGACTATGCCAAATCTTGGCAGGATGTCCATACTGCGGAATCCCTAGGTTATAAATTCAGTGCTGATTTTATTAAGTCGCTTAAAGATGCTTCTCTTAGAGATAAATAA